A single Cucumis melo cultivar AY chromosome 4, USDA_Cmelo_AY_1.0, whole genome shotgun sequence DNA region contains:
- the LOC103489838 gene encoding MDIS1-interacting receptor like kinase 1, with product MPKKRMKSITQIFFCVFLYCCIGFYTHCSASGFSEEALALASIKSGLVDPLKWLRDWKLGDGNDKFAKHCNWTGVLCNSEGAVEKLSLSRMNLSGILSNDLQKLTKLTSLDLSCNGFSSSLPKSIGNLTSLKSFDVSQNYFVGEIPVGFGGVVGLTNFNASSNNFSGLIPEDLGNATLMEILDLRGSFLEGPIPISFKNLQKLKFLGLSGNNLTGRIPAEIGQMSSLETVIIGYNEFEGGIPSEFGNLTNLKYLDLAVGNLGGGIPTELGRLKELETLFLYKNQFEDRIPSSIGNATSLVFLDLSDNKLTGEIPAEVAELKNLQLLNLMCNKLSGEVPPGIGGLTKLQVLELWNNSFSGQLPADLGKNSELVWLDVSSNSFSGPIPASLCNRSNLTKLILFNNAFSGSIPIGLSSCYSLVRVRMQNNLLSGTIPVGFGKLGKLQRLELANNSLFGSIPSDISSSTSLSFIDLSENDLHSSLPPSILSIPNLQTFIVSDNNLEGEIPDQFQECPALSLLDLSSNHFTGSIPESIASCERLVNLNLRNNKLTGEIPKQIANMPSLSVLDLSNNSLTGRIPDNFGISPALESLNVSYNKLEGPVPLNGVLRTINPSDLQGNAGLCGAVLPPCSPNLAYTSGHGNSHTSHIITGWVIGISGLLAICITLFAVRSLYKRWYSSGSCFEGRYEMGGGDWPWRLMAFQRLGFTSSDILTCIKESNVIGMGATGIVYKAEMPQLKTIVAVKKLWRSQPDLEIGSCEGLVGEVNLLGKLRHRNIVRLLGFMHNDVDVMIIYEFMQNGSLGEALHGKQAGRLLVDWVSRYNIAIGVAQGLAYLHHDCNPPIIHRDVKPNNILLDSNLEARLADFGLARMMARKNETVSMVAGSYGYIAPEYGYTLKVDEKIDIYSYGVVLLELLTGKKPLDPEFGESVDIVEWIKRKVRDNRPLEEALDPNLGNFKHVQEEMLFVLRIALLCTAKHPKDRPSMRDIITMLGEAKPRRKSNSGNEGFGTNKEKPVFSTSPVNGLL from the exons ATGCCGAAAAAGAGGATGAAATCGATAACCCagatttttttttgtgtgtttcTATACTGTTGTATTGGTTTTTACACTCACTGTTCTGCTTCTGGGTTTAGTGAGGAAGCTTTGGCTTTGGCTTCGATTAAATCGGGGCTTGTTGATCCATTGAAATGGCTCAGAGATTGGAAGTTGGGCGATGGAAATGACAAGTTTGCAAAGCATTGTAATTGGACTGGAGTTCTGTGCAACTCAGAAGGAGCTGTTGAGAAACTAAGCCTTTCTCGTATGAATCTCAGCGGCATTTTGTCCAACGACTTACAGAAATTAACAAAGCTTACTTCTCTTGACTTGAGCTGCAATGGGTTTTCATCTTCTTTGCCAAAATCTATTGGCAATCTCACTTCCTTGAAGAGTTTTGATGTGAGTCAAAACTATTTCGTCGGTGAAATTCCTGTGGGGTTTGGGGGAGTGGTTGGATTGACGAATTTCAATGCTTCAAGCAACAATTTCTCTGGTTTAATCCCTGAAGATCTTGGAAATGCAACTTTAATGGAGATTTTGGATCTTCGGGGGAGTTTTCTTGAAGGGCCAATTCCTATATCTTTCAAGAACTTGCAGAAGTTGAAGTTTCTTGGACTTTCTGGGAACAATCTGACCGGTCGAATCCCGGCCGAGATCGGTCAGATGTCATCGTTAGAGACTGTTATTATTGGATACAATGAGTTTGAAGGAGGGATTCCATCAGAATTTGGAAATCTCACTAATCTGAAGTATCTTGATTTGGCTGTGGGTAATCTTGGTGGTGGGATTCCTACTGAGCTTGGGAGGCTTAAAGAACTTGAGACTTTGTTCCTTTATAAGAACCAATTCGAAGATCGAATTCCATCATCGATTGGCAATGCTACTTCATTAGTCTTTCTTGATCTTTCAGACAACAAGTTAACAGGGGAGATTCCAGCTGAGGTTGCTGAATTGAAGAACTTGCAGCTGCTGAATTTGATGTGCAACAAGCTATCTGGTGAAGTGCCTCCTGGAATTGGAGGGCTGACAAAATTGCAGGTTCTAGAGCTTTGGAACAACTCTTTTTCGGGCCAATTGCCTGCCGATCTCGGCAAGAACTCGGAGTTGGTATGGTTGGATGTTTCATCCAATTCCTTCTCTGGTCCAATTCCTGCTTCTTTATGTAATAGAAGCAATCTAACCAAGCTCATCCTCTTCAACAATGCCTTTTCGGGTTCGATTCCAATTGGATTGTCATCGTGTTACTCGCTCGTTCGTGTTCGAATGCAGAACAATCTGCTATCTGGTACGATTCCAGTTGGTTTTGGAAAGCTTGGGAAACTCCAGAGGCTAGAATTAGCCAACAACAGTCTTTTTGGTAGTATCCCAAGTGATATTTCATCTTCCACGTCCCTTTCTTTTATCGATCTCTCTGAAAATGACCTCCATTCTTCTCTTCCTCCCTCAATTCTCTCCATTCCGAATCTTCAAACTTTTATAGTCTCTGACAATAACTTAGAAGGTGAAATTCCAGATCAATTTCAGGAATGTCCTGCACTTTCCCTTCTTGATCTATCTTCAAACCATTTCACAGGAAGCATTCCAGAAAGCATTGCTTCATGTGAGAGATTGGTAAATCTGAATCTTAGAAACAATAAGTTAACCGGAGAAATCCCAAAACAGATTGCAAATATGCCTTCATTGTCCGTCCTGGATCTATCAAATAACTCTCTTACTGGTAGAATACCCGATAATTTCGGTATATCCCCTGCACTTGAATCGCTTAATGTGTCATACAATAAGCTTGAGGGTCCAGTGCCATTAAATGGTGTGTTAAGAACAATCAATCCGAGTGATCTTCAAGGTAATGCTGGTCTATGTGGAGCTGTCCTACCTCCATGTTCACCAAATTTAGCATATACATCAGGGCATGGGAACTCGCACACGTCACACATTATCACCGGTTGGGTCATTGGAATATCTGGATTGTTAGCAATCTGTATCACTCTTTTCGCTGTTCGATCGCTGTACAAGAGATGGTACTCAAGTGGAAGTTGTTTTGAAGGGAGATATGAAATGGGTGGTGGAGATTGGCCATGGAGATTGATGGCGTTCCAAAGGCTTGGATTCACAAGCAGTGACATTTTGACTTGCATCAAGGAATCAAATGTAATTGGAATGGGAGCAACTGGGATTGTGTATAAAGCTGAAATGCCACAACTAAAGACAATTGTGGCAGTTAAAAAGCTGTGGAGATCACAACCAGATCTTGAAATTGGAAGTTGTGAAGGTTTAGTAGGAGAAGTGAATTTGCTGGGGAAGTTAAGGCACAGGAACATAGTTCGCTTACTTGGATTCATGCACAAcgatgtcgatgtcatgatCATCTATGAGTTTATGCAAAATGGGAGCCTTGGAGAAGCCTTACATGGAAAACAAGCAGGGAGGCTGCTTGTAGACTGGGTTTCAAGATACAACATAGCGATTGGAGTTGCGCAAGGTTTAGCTTATCTCCATCACGATTGCAACCCACCCATCATACATCGTGACGTTAAGCCAAATAATATACTTCTTGATTCAAATCTCGAAGCACGGTTAGCTGATTTCGGTTTGGCACGGATGATGGCTCGAAAGAACGAGACGGTTTCAATGGTAGCTGGATCCTATGGATACATTGCCCCAG AATATGGATACACTTTAAAGGTGGATGAAAAGATTGACATTTACAGCTACGGCGTTGTTCTTCTAGAGCTACTAACAGGGAAGAAACCATTAGATCCCGAGTTCGGAGAATCTGTGGACATTGTTGAATGGATAAAAAGGAAAGTTAGAGACAATAGGCCTTTAGAAGAAGCATTAGATCCCAATCTGGGGAACTTCAAGCATGTTCAAGAAGAAATGCTGTTTGTTCTTAGAATAGCACTTCTCTGCACAGCAAAGCATCCAAAAGACAGACCTTCCATGAGAGATATAATAACAATGCTTGGAGAAGCAAAACCAAGGAGAAAAAGCAACAGTGGGAATGAAGGATTTGGAACTAACAAAGAGAAGCCAGTTTTCAGCACTTCACCTGTAAATGGCCTTCTTTAG